In the genome of Paracoccus tegillarcae, one region contains:
- a CDS encoding molybdate ABC transporter substrate-binding protein: MQKRWIVAAAWLCANASGPGAGAAMAEDVTLLAAGSLKSALSQIATEFHDATGITVATDFGPSGLMRERIEAGGTAHVFASANMTHPQRLEQDGRGGPVVMFARNRLCALARPGLQVTPETLQDVMMDDAVRLGTSTPQADPSGDYAFALFDKTAHADALKAKALQLTGGPDSPAPPEGRNAYAWVLDSDQADLFLTYCTNAVLAKAELADLQIIQIPPDLSVGADYGLIVMQDAPVAAWQLAMYALSPAGQNVFKEHGFDTVALPQE; this comes from the coding sequence ATGCAAAAGCGATGGATCGTGGCGGCGGCATGGCTCTGTGCCAACGCCTCGGGACCCGGGGCAGGGGCGGCGATGGCCGAGGATGTGACACTGTTGGCGGCCGGTAGCCTCAAATCCGCCCTGTCGCAGATCGCCACCGAATTTCATGACGCCACCGGGATCACCGTGGCGACCGATTTCGGGCCATCCGGGTTGATGCGCGAACGCATCGAGGCAGGCGGGACTGCCCACGTTTTCGCGTCGGCCAACATGACCCATCCGCAGCGTCTGGAACAGGACGGGCGCGGCGGTCCGGTTGTCATGTTCGCCCGCAACCGGCTGTGCGCGCTGGCCCGGCCCGGCCTGCAGGTGACGCCCGAGACGCTGCAGGATGTGATGATGGATGACGCGGTAAGGCTGGGGACATCGACACCGCAGGCCGATCCGTCCGGTGACTATGCATTCGCGTTGTTCGACAAGACCGCCCATGCCGATGCGTTGAAGGCCAAGGCGTTGCAACTGACCGGCGGGCCCGACAGCCCCGCACCGCCCGAGGGGCGCAATGCCTATGCCTGGGTGCTGGACAGCGATCAGGCCGACCTTTTTCTGACCTATTGCACCAATGCCGTCCTGGCCAAGGCCGAGCTTGCCGACCTGCAAATCATCCAGATCCCGCCTGACCTGTCCGTCGGGGCCGATTACGGTCTGATCGTCATGCAGGATGCGCCGGTCGCGGCATGGCAATTGGCCATGTATGCCCTTTCGCCCGCCGGTCAGAACGTGTTCAAGGAACACGGCTTTGACACTGTGGCGCTGCCGCAGGAATAG
- a CDS encoding glutamine synthetase family protein yields MEWLREHPEVKTIRIAAADLNGVARGKRLPARFADKVMTEGTKFPYSVLNLDIWGEDIEDSPLVFESGDPDGMLMPTERGFLPMPWLDAPTALLPLWMFHPDGRPYEGDPRQALARVVERYDAAGLVPVVATELEFFLIDDSGRTLRVPPSPRSGKRRTGGEVLSLRALDAFDQFFTSLYDACESMDIPADTAISEAGPGQFEINLMHQADPLKAADDTWMFKNMVKGVARQYGFAASFMAKPYEAWSGNGMHMHFSILTKDGTNIFDNGGDEGTAALRHAVAGCLRAMPGSTLLFAPHENSYDRLVPNAHAPTGIGWAYENRTAAIRIPSSGPKARRIEHRVAGGDVNPYLTVAAILGAALNGLEDKLEPPAPFKGNAYDKQLAQLPGDWQQAIDAFAECPDIKRIFPAHLVENYLMTKRQELHYMAELSDEETVELYLETV; encoded by the coding sequence ATGGAATGGCTGAGAGAACACCCCGAGGTTAAGACGATCCGCATCGCGGCCGCCGATCTGAACGGCGTGGCACGCGGCAAACGTCTGCCGGCGCGGTTTGCCGACAAGGTGATGACCGAGGGAACCAAGTTTCCCTATTCGGTGCTCAATCTGGATATCTGGGGCGAGGATATCGAGGACAGCCCGCTGGTCTTCGAAAGCGGTGATCCCGATGGCATGCTGATGCCGACCGAGCGTGGCTTTCTGCCGATGCCATGGCTGGATGCGCCGACCGCGCTGCTGCCCCTGTGGATGTTCCACCCCGATGGCCGCCCCTATGAAGGCGATCCGCGTCAGGCGCTGGCCCGCGTGGTCGAACGCTATGACGCCGCCGGTCTGGTGCCCGTTGTCGCGACCGAGCTGGAGTTCTTTCTGATCGACGATTCGGGTCGCACCCTGCGCGTGCCGCCCAGCCCGCGTTCCGGCAAGCGCCGCACGGGGGGCGAGGTGCTCAGCTTGCGCGCGCTGGATGCGTTCGACCAGTTCTTCACCTCGCTTTATGACGCCTGCGAGTCGATGGATATCCCTGCCGACACTGCCATTTCCGAGGCGGGGCCGGGCCAGTTCGAGATCAACCTGATGCATCAGGCTGATCCGCTGAAGGCCGCCGATGACACCTGGATGTTCAAGAATATGGTCAAGGGCGTGGCGCGCCAATACGGCTTTGCCGCCAGCTTCATGGCCAAACCCTATGAGGCATGGTCGGGCAACGGCATGCATATGCATTTCTCGATCCTGACCAAGGACGGCACCAATATTTTCGACAATGGCGGGGACGAGGGCACCGCCGCCCTGCGCCATGCCGTTGCCGGTTGCCTGCGCGCCATGCCGGGGTCTACCCTGCTGTTTGCACCGCATGAGAACAGCTATGACCGGCTGGTGCCCAATGCCCATGCGCCCACCGGGATTGGCTGGGCCTATGAAAACCGCACCGCTGCAATCCGCATCCCGTCATCCGGCCCCAAGGCGCGGCGGATCGAACATCGCGTGGCCGGTGGCGACGTGAACCCCTATCTGACGGTCGCCGCAATTCTTGGCGCCGCGCTGAACGGGTTGGAAGACAAGCTGGAACCGCCCGCGCCGTTCAAGGGCAATGCCTATGACAAGCAGTTGGCGCAATTGCCCGGCGACTGGCAGCAGGCCATCGACGCCTTTGCCGAATGCCCTGACATCAAGCGGATTTTTCCCGCTCATCTGGTCGAGAACTACCTGATGACCAAGCGGCAGGAGCTGCACTACATGGCCGAATTGTCGGACGAGGAAACGGTGGAACTGTATCTGGAAACCGTCTGA
- the purC gene encoding phosphoribosylaminoimidazolesuccinocarboxamide synthase has protein sequence MAPRRKKIYEGKAKILYEGTEPGTLIQYFKDDATAFNAQKKAVIEGKGVLNNRLSEFFMNGLTNIGVPNHFIRRINMREQLIRQVEIIPLEVIVRNFAAGSLSKRLGLEEGTALPRPIVEYSFKNDELGDPMVSEEYIVAFGWATQQDLDDIVSLALRVNDFLSGVFFGAGIKLVDFKIEIGRVWDGDFMRLIVADEISPDSCRLWDVKTGQKLDKDVFRRDLGDLTDAYTEVARRLGLMPTNTANLTKPTLIN, from the coding sequence ATGGCACCGCGGCGCAAGAAGATCTATGAGGGCAAAGCCAAGATCCTTTACGAAGGCACCGAGCCCGGCACCCTTATCCAGTATTTCAAGGATGACGCCACCGCCTTCAACGCGCAGAAGAAAGCCGTGATCGAAGGCAAGGGAGTGCTGAACAACCGGCTGTCCGAATTCTTCATGAACGGGCTGACCAATATCGGCGTGCCCAATCATTTTATTCGCCGCATCAATATGCGCGAACAATTGATCCGCCAGGTCGAGATCATTCCGCTGGAAGTGATCGTCCGAAACTTCGCCGCCGGTTCGCTGTCCAAGCGTCTGGGACTGGAAGAGGGCACCGCCCTGCCGCGCCCGATCGTCGAATACAGTTTCAAGAATGACGAACTGGGCGATCCGATGGTCAGCGAGGAATATATCGTGGCCTTCGGTTGGGCCACGCAGCAGGATCTGGACGATATCGTGTCGCTTGCGCTGCGGGTGAACGATTTCCTGTCGGGCGTATTCTTCGGCGCCGGGATCAAGCTGGTCGATTTCAAGATCGAGATCGGCCGCGTCTGGGATGGCGATTTCATGCGCCTGATCGTGGCCGACGAAATCAGCCCCGACAGTTGCAGGCTGTGGGATGTGAAAACCGGCCAAAAGCTGGACAAGGACGTGTTCCGCCGCGATCTGGGCGATCTGACCGATGCCTATACCGAGGTCGCCCGCCGTCTGGGCCTGATGCCGACCAATACCGCCAATCTGACCAAGCCGACGCTGATCAACTAA
- the purS gene encoding phosphoribosylformylglycinamidine synthase subunit PurS, producing the protein MKARVTIMLKDGVLDPQGEAIRHALAGLGHKGVGGVRQGKVIELDLGEGDKAAAEAEVTRMCEGLLANTVIEKYSIEII; encoded by the coding sequence ATGAAAGCCCGTGTCACCATCATGTTGAAAGACGGCGTTCTTGATCCCCAGGGCGAGGCGATCCGCCACGCTTTGGCGGGTCTTGGCCACAAGGGCGTCGGCGGCGTCCGCCAGGGCAAGGTGATCGAACTGGACCTGGGCGAGGGCGACAAGGCCGCCGCCGAGGCCGAAGTCACCCGCATGTGCGAAGGGCTTTTGGCCAATACGGTGATCGAAAAATACAGCATCGAGATTATTTGA
- a CDS encoding ABC transporter permease, producing the protein MSCSQTFSDYALRAIGIGERLLPRSDFDLCQQFVLIGSGLIWNLYFGIFALLIGFFLANAVALAKASANPWLRKPANGFIFLFRGSPLFIQFFLAYETLVLLPRAGIEIFGFTVATSWLTKAWAGALIVLVLNTTAYSAQIFYGALQSVPKGDLEAADAYGMTGWKRFRHIVWPTMMRLAWPSYTNEAIFLFHATTLVFFSSFPAFQQQGDSLYYASYFADKTFNPFVAYPIAAAYFILLTLLLITLFGLANRRLNRHLPGATKRTKYRPQVMR; encoded by the coding sequence GTGAGCTGTTCTCAGACCTTTTCGGATTACGCCCTGCGCGCCATCGGTATCGGCGAACGCCTGCTGCCGCGCAGCGATTTTGATCTGTGCCAGCAATTCGTCCTGATCGGCTCGGGTCTGATCTGGAACCTGTATTTCGGCATCTTCGCGCTGCTGATCGGCTTTTTTCTGGCAAATGCAGTGGCACTGGCCAAGGCCAGCGCGAATCCGTGGCTGCGTAAACCGGCGAATGGCTTCATCTTCCTGTTCCGCGGCAGCCCGCTGTTCATCCAGTTCTTTCTGGCCTACGAGACGCTGGTTCTGCTGCCCCGTGCGGGGATCGAGATCTTTGGCTTTACCGTTGCGACCAGTTGGCTGACCAAGGCCTGGGCAGGTGCGCTGATCGTGCTGGTCCTGAATACGACGGCTTATTCCGCGCAGATCTTTTACGGCGCGCTGCAATCCGTGCCCAAGGGCGACCTCGAGGCTGCGGATGCCTACGGCATGACCGGGTGGAAGCGGTTTCGCCATATCGTCTGGCCCACGATGATGCGGCTTGCCTGGCCGTCCTATACCAACGAGGCGATCTTTCTGTTCCACGCCACGACGCTGGTGTTCTTTTCCAGCTTTCCCGCGTTCCAGCAGCAGGGCGACAGCCTTTATTATGCCAGCTATTTCGCCGACAAGACCTTTAACCCCTTTGTGGCCTATCCGATCGCGGCGGCCTACTTCATCCTGCTGACGCTGCTGCTGATCACCCTGTTCGGACTGGCCAACCGGCGCCTGAACCGGCATCTTCCCGGCGCGACCAAGCGGACGAAATACCGCCCGCAAGTGATGCGCTAG
- a CDS encoding ABC transporter ATP-binding protein, with the protein MQTNEATDSAPVIQIRDLHKAYGTLEVLKGISLEAPRGHVLSLIGSSGSGKSTLLRCCNLLENSQQGEILFNGEAVRWKGQGLSRHPADRAQVTRFRTNLSMVFQQFNLWAHMTILQNVMEAPLTVLGESPAEVEPRARALLEKVGIGDKADNWPAQLSGGQQQRAAIARALCMQPTALLFDEPTSALDPELQQEVVKVIKDLAGEHRTMIIVTHDMRLAADVSDHVVFLHQGLICEEGPPDQLFGAPKTERLRQFLSATMAT; encoded by the coding sequence ATGCAGACGAACGAAGCGACAGATTCCGCGCCGGTTATTCAGATCCGGGACCTTCACAAGGCCTATGGCACGTTGGAGGTGCTGAAGGGTATTTCCCTTGAGGCGCCACGTGGGCATGTGCTCAGCCTGATCGGCAGTTCGGGGTCGGGTAAATCCACCCTGCTGCGATGCTGTAATCTTTTGGAAAACAGCCAGCAGGGCGAAATCCTGTTCAATGGCGAGGCCGTGCGCTGGAAGGGTCAGGGCCTGTCCCGCCATCCCGCCGACCGCGCCCAGGTGACGCGGTTTCGCACCAACCTGTCAATGGTGTTCCAGCAGTTCAACCTCTGGGCCCATATGACCATCCTGCAAAACGTGATGGAGGCGCCGCTGACCGTGCTGGGCGAAAGCCCGGCCGAGGTCGAACCACGCGCGCGCGCCTTGCTGGAAAAGGTCGGTATTGGCGACAAGGCTGATAACTGGCCCGCCCAGCTATCTGGTGGCCAGCAGCAGCGGGCCGCCATTGCGCGGGCCCTGTGCATGCAGCCCACCGCGCTGCTGTTTGACGAACCGACCAGCGCGCTGGACCCGGAATTGCAGCAGGAGGTGGTCAAGGTGATCAAGGATCTGGCGGGTGAACACCGCACCATGATCATCGTGACCCATGACATGCGCCTTGCCGCGGATGTCAGCGACCACGTCGTGTTCCTGCATCAGGGCCTGATCTGTGAAGAAGGCCCGCCAGACCAACTGTTTGGCGCACCAAAGACGGAACGTCTGCGCCAGTTCCTCAGCGCCACCATGGCGACCTGA
- a CDS encoding ABC transporter permease yields MFAYCADPSTLEGLPWLMCYLTSGTHLLFYSSFGTVLLLLAITAPIALLFGFAGAIASRSGFAPLRWLGKLYTSMVRGVPDIIFFLFVPIALDQGLEWLRHQIKCDSGQPVWQGNDFVVCAAAKLPLSTSPQWVHQSYGFATAVVAFAVVFGAFAANVLYGAMQAVPRAQLETAEAYGMSQRQVTRRVLIPQMWAYAIPGLSNLWMILIKATPLLFLLGVEDIVYWARELGGTKTNAFTYPHPDWRLYYFLAILVFYLLMTWGSERIIGRLTRRLSQGQATLAGETMRKANG; encoded by the coding sequence ATGTTTGCCTATTGCGCCGATCCATCCACGCTTGAGGGCTTGCCCTGGCTGATGTGCTATCTCACATCGGGCACCCATCTGCTGTTTTACAGCAGTTTCGGGACGGTGCTGCTGTTGCTGGCGATCACGGCGCCGATTGCGCTGTTGTTCGGATTTGCGGGGGCGATTGCCTCGCGCTCGGGCTTTGCGCCGCTGCGTTGGCTTGGCAAGCTTTACACCTCGATGGTGCGCGGCGTGCCCGATATCATCTTTTTCCTCTTTGTGCCCATCGCGCTGGATCAGGGTCTGGAATGGCTGCGCCACCAGATCAAATGCGACAGTGGCCAGCCGGTTTGGCAGGGCAACGATTTCGTCGTCTGCGCGGCAGCCAAGCTGCCGCTGTCGACCAGCCCGCAATGGGTGCATCAAAGCTATGGCTTTGCCACGGCGGTCGTGGCCTTTGCCGTCGTGTTTGGCGCCTTTGCGGCCAATGTCCTGTATGGCGCGATGCAGGCGGTGCCGCGCGCGCAACTGGAAACGGCCGAAGCCTACGGCATGTCGCAGCGTCAGGTGACGCGCCGGGTGCTGATCCCGCAGATGTGGGCCTATGCGATCCCGGGCCTGTCGAACCTCTGGATGATCCTGATCAAGGCGACGCCGCTGCTGTTTTTGCTGGGGGTCGAGGATATCGTCTATTGGGCGCGCGAATTGGGCGGCACCAAGACAAACGCCTTCACATATCCGCATCCTGACTGGCGGCTTTATTATTTCCTGGCGATCCTGGTCTTTTATCTGCTGATGACCTGGGGCTCGGAACGGATCATCGGGCGTTTGACGCGCCGGCTGTCACAGGGTCAGGCCACACTGGCCGGTGAGACGATGCGAAAGGCCAATGGGTGA
- a CDS encoding transporter substrate-binding domain-containing protein, with amino-acid sequence MKKLMLAVATLTLATTGAMAQDTVRMGTEGAYPPYNFVNDSTGEVDGFERDLGDELCARAELSCTWVKNDWDSIIPNLVSSNYDTIMAGMNINEERKEVIDFTQPYTPAMPSAYVALAADADIEGGVVAAQTSTIQAGHVAESGATLLEYATPDETVAAVRNGEADAVFADKDYLVPLVEQSGGELVWVDGFDTVPLGEGIGMGLRQSDAELKEKFDTAITSMKEDGSLNELIKKWFGEEAMLFE; translated from the coding sequence ATGAAAAAACTTATGCTTGCAGTCGCCACACTGACCCTGGCCACAACTGGGGCAATGGCGCAAGACACGGTTCGCATGGGCACCGAGGGCGCCTATCCTCCGTATAACTTCGTCAATGACAGCACCGGTGAGGTTGACGGCTTTGAGCGCGATCTGGGCGACGAGTTGTGTGCCCGCGCCGAACTGTCCTGCACCTGGGTCAAGAATGACTGGGATTCGATCATTCCGAACCTGGTGTCGTCGAACTATGACACGATCATGGCCGGCATGAACATCAACGAGGAACGCAAAGAAGTCATCGATTTCACCCAGCCCTACACGCCGGCCATGCCGTCGGCATATGTCGCGCTGGCCGCGGATGCCGATATCGAAGGCGGTGTCGTGGCCGCCCAGACCAGCACCATTCAGGCGGGCCATGTCGCTGAATCCGGTGCCACGCTGCTGGAATACGCGACCCCCGACGAAACCGTCGCCGCCGTCCGTAACGGCGAGGCCGATGCCGTCTTCGCCGACAAGGACTATCTCGTGCCGCTGGTCGAACAGTCGGGCGGAGAACTGGTCTGGGTCGATGGCTTTGACACAGTGCCTTTGGGCGAAGGGATCGGCATGGGCCTGCGCCAGTCGGATGCCGAGCTGAAGGAAAAGTTCGACACAGCGATCACCTCGATGAAGGAAGATGGCAGCCTGAACGAGCTGATCAAGAAATGGTTCGGCGAAGAGGCCATGCTTTTCGAATGA